The Candidatus Koribacter versatilis Ellin345 genome has a segment encoding these proteins:
- a CDS encoding ABC transporter permease — translation MMLRAIWEGVRNVVRPRAAQRDAQQEIDAFYEAAIADKKARGMTENEARRQVRLENGSADLVRDAVFESRWEDRVESVRRDVAFAGRILARNFGLSVIAVVTLALAIGSTTAVYSVVEGVLLRPFPFTQQDRLLMVWQKGEDGKNSNVGFATFDDWRKLNHSFSYMGAVSFWTPTLVSDAGAENLSGFRVSAGMFDMLGVRMRVGRDFTKEEDIRGQGTSVILGYALWQSRFGGDPAVVGKSVQLGSKVYTVVGVLPENMPSVFSFDPRKEADIYSPLAYDTSLEYACRTCQHLRVLGRLRDGVTEKQALAEMDQISKSLVQQYPTEYAASGVLFTELHEYVVGNVRPVLLLLFGAVALVLLIACVNVSNLLLSLALKRRREFALRASLGAGSRRLVRQMLTEALSLACVGSALGFGLAWAILRAVLKAGGTSLPRMHDVHLDAGVLAFTIFVCVASALIFGLLPAFHARKADPVDALNEGTRATTSGGRLRLKNALVASNVAISLVLLIAAGLMTKSFVRLTRVNPGLSSKGVLTVRVSLWGQKYQKDPAVVSFYDEVLRRISAVPGVESVGLTSQLPLGGNLDRYGVHAVDKPRANPENDPSADRYSISPEYFRALLIPLLQGREFTNEDDRTESQKVMVISETFAKTVWPGEDPIGKQLRVGGMDSPIRTVVGVVGDVLHKGLDAEHTMQMYIPHSQFTDSDVVLVVRAKGVEPAAIGGDVRRAITAVDAQQPIGAEMTMAEVVRASVARQRFSALLFAAFALCGALMAAVGIYGVVSYAVVQRTQEIGIRIAMGAPAGSVFALILKKGMQPALLGLMAGLPAAFAISQLLASLLFKVKANDAVTYAAMTIAVIAVALLACIVPARRATHVNAVTAIRTE, via the coding sequence ATGATGTTGCGAGCGATTTGGGAGGGCGTGAGGAACGTGGTTCGTCCGCGGGCGGCGCAGAGGGATGCGCAGCAGGAGATCGATGCGTTCTATGAAGCGGCGATCGCCGATAAAAAAGCGCGCGGCATGACCGAGAACGAGGCGCGGCGGCAGGTGAGACTGGAAAATGGCAGCGCAGACCTTGTGCGCGATGCAGTGTTTGAGTCGCGATGGGAAGACCGCGTGGAGAGCGTGCGGAGGGACGTCGCGTTCGCAGGGCGAATATTGGCGCGCAATTTTGGGCTGTCGGTAATTGCGGTGGTTACGCTGGCGCTGGCGATTGGCTCGACAACGGCGGTGTACAGCGTTGTAGAGGGTGTGCTGCTGCGGCCGTTTCCGTTCACACAGCAGGACCGGTTGCTGATGGTATGGCAGAAGGGTGAGGACGGAAAGAATTCGAATGTCGGGTTCGCGACGTTCGATGACTGGCGCAAGCTGAACCATTCGTTTTCGTATATGGGAGCGGTGTCGTTCTGGACGCCGACGCTGGTCTCGGACGCGGGAGCGGAGAATTTATCGGGCTTCCGGGTGAGCGCGGGAATGTTCGACATGCTCGGCGTGCGGATGCGTGTGGGGCGCGACTTCACGAAAGAGGAGGACATTCGCGGGCAAGGGACGTCGGTGATCCTTGGCTACGCGTTGTGGCAGAGCCGGTTTGGTGGGGACCCGGCGGTGGTTGGCAAATCGGTGCAATTGGGGTCGAAGGTGTACACCGTGGTGGGAGTGTTGCCGGAGAACATGCCGTCGGTATTCTCGTTCGATCCGCGAAAGGAAGCGGACATCTATTCACCGCTGGCGTACGACACGTCGCTCGAGTACGCGTGCCGGACGTGCCAACATCTGCGCGTGCTGGGAAGGCTGCGAGACGGTGTGACCGAGAAGCAGGCACTTGCGGAGATGGACCAGATTTCGAAGAGCCTGGTGCAGCAGTATCCGACGGAGTACGCGGCCTCGGGCGTGTTGTTCACGGAATTGCACGAGTACGTGGTGGGCAATGTGCGACCGGTGTTGCTGTTGTTGTTCGGTGCGGTGGCACTGGTGTTGTTGATTGCGTGCGTGAATGTTTCGAATTTACTGCTGAGCCTGGCGCTGAAGCGGCGGCGGGAATTTGCGCTGCGGGCGTCTCTGGGAGCGGGGTCGAGGCGACTGGTTCGGCAGATGCTAACGGAGGCGCTGTCGCTGGCGTGCGTCGGAAGCGCACTGGGATTCGGACTGGCGTGGGCAATTTTGCGTGCGGTGCTGAAGGCGGGTGGGACATCGTTGCCGCGGATGCATGATGTGCATCTCGATGCGGGGGTGTTGGCATTCACCATATTCGTTTGCGTTGCGAGCGCGTTGATCTTTGGATTGTTGCCGGCATTTCACGCGCGCAAGGCCGATCCGGTAGATGCGTTGAATGAAGGTACGCGGGCGACGACATCGGGTGGGCGACTGCGATTGAAGAATGCGCTGGTGGCGTCGAACGTGGCGATTTCGTTGGTGCTGCTGATTGCAGCCGGATTGATGACGAAGAGTTTCGTGCGGCTGACGCGGGTGAATCCGGGGCTGTCGTCGAAGGGCGTGCTGACGGTTAGAGTGTCGTTGTGGGGGCAGAAATACCAGAAGGACCCGGCGGTGGTGAGTTTCTACGATGAGGTGCTGCGGAGGATCAGCGCGGTGCCGGGCGTGGAGTCGGTGGGGCTGACGAGCCAGTTGCCACTAGGCGGAAACCTGGACCGTTACGGCGTACATGCGGTGGACAAACCGAGAGCGAACCCGGAGAACGACCCGAGTGCGGATCGGTATTCGATATCGCCGGAGTATTTCCGCGCTCTGCTGATTCCGCTGCTGCAAGGACGGGAGTTCACGAACGAGGACGATCGCACGGAGAGTCAGAAGGTGATGGTGATCAGCGAAACGTTCGCGAAGACGGTGTGGCCAGGGGAAGATCCCATCGGCAAGCAATTGCGAGTCGGCGGGATGGATTCGCCGATCAGGACCGTGGTCGGAGTGGTGGGAGATGTGTTGCACAAGGGACTCGACGCGGAGCACACGATGCAGATGTACATCCCGCATTCGCAGTTCACGGACAGCGACGTGGTGCTGGTGGTGCGAGCGAAGGGCGTAGAGCCGGCGGCAATCGGCGGCGACGTGAGACGAGCCATCACGGCGGTGGATGCGCAGCAGCCGATCGGCGCGGAGATGACGATGGCTGAGGTGGTGCGGGCGTCAGTGGCGAGACAGAGATTTTCCGCGCTGCTGTTTGCGGCGTTTGCGTTGTGCGGTGCGTTGATGGCGGCAGTGGGAATTTACGGTGTGGTGTCATACGCAGTGGTGCAGAGGACGCAGGAGATTGGGATACGTATTGCGATGGGGGCCCCTGCAGGCAGCGTGTTTGCGTTGATCCTGAAGAAGGGAATGCAGCCGGCGTTGCTCGGACTGATGGCGGGCTTGCCGGCGGCGTTTGCGATCAGCCAACTGCTGGCGTCGTTGCTGTTCAAGGTGAAGGCGAACGACGCGGTGACGTATGCGGCGATGACGATCGCGGTGATTGCCGTGGCATTGTTGGCGTGCATCGTGCCAGCTCGACGCGCGACTCACGTGAATGCGGTGACGGCGATCCGAACAGAGTAG